The genomic region TATTCCCATGACAATATTGGAATATGCAGGTATCGAACATCCACAAACAGAGTATAAAGGAAGGAAAATAATTTCTCCAAGTGGTATAACAATGAAACCATTTTTAGACCAGCAAACTGATGAAGTACGAACAGAAAAAGATTGGTATGCATTTGAGCTTTTTGGAAATAGTTACTTGATAAAAGGAGACTATAAAATCATCAAAGTTCGAACAGGAATGTTTGGTGACGGAGAATGGCATCTTTATAATATTGTTGAAGACCCTTCTGAAACGGTGCCTTTAGAAAAGTTAGAAAGAGAAAGATTTGCCTCAATGATTTCTCTGTATAAAAAATACTCATATGATCATAATATTATCAATGTAGAGGCTTCTTGGAGTCCCTTTAAGGCTGCTAAATAAGGCTTTTTTTAGTGTTTTTGATGTTAATGATAAAGAAAAAATAGAGTATATAAAATAGTCATTGATCATATTCCTGTCATTTATTTGATGAAATTATGGTCAATGATTTTTATTTAAACATAATTGTGTTTATATTTGAATCAAAGATCAACAAAACAATCAAACACATGAAAACAATACTACATGGTGTTCTAAGTGATGTACGATATGAGGGGCAGCAAGCAATGGCTATTCTTAAAACAGAAAATGGTCAAGATACTGTTTTATACCTTAGACCAATTGGTTTAAAAATTATACAAGGGTATGCTGAGAGATCTTTTACTGTTAGAGTAAAAGGGTGGAAAAGCCATGAGAGTATTGATGATGGTATTTATGTAACCAATTTAACCGGGTACTTAAAAGCATCAGCTTAAAAAAGAAAAAAGTAGTATTATATTCTTAGGGGATTAAGAATAATACATTCTATAGAAAAAGCGGCTCACTTTGTGTGACCGCTTTTCTTTTTTATAATCTTTATATAATTTCTATAGCCTGAATGTGACTCCAAACTGACCGCCAGAAACTGTACCTCCTCCAAATTGAAGGTTCAAGCCAATAAAGTCATTAATAAACCAGCGACCTCCAATTTGAATTCCACCACCAAAGCCGGTAGCATTGTCACTATATCCATAAAAACCAACATTGGCACCTGCATACACATCCCATTCAGAAGTAAGATTCAATAATCTATTGAAGTGATAATTACCAATAGCAGATAATGTCCATGCACTATGGCTTTTATCGTTGTTCCATTTGTTATGGTAAGAGAAAACACCACCTACTGAAATATCAGGGTGAAATCCATTGTATTCACCTCCAACATAAAATGGAATACCATGATTACTAAAACCGAATCCAGCATTTATAAACCAAGGATGACCAGTTGCATAACTTCCTCCTTTCTTGGAGTTGGAAGATGTCTGAGTACTATCATTACTTTGAGCATTTACAGTAATCGTTGCTAGTACAGAAAAAATAAAGACCAGAACTAATGATCTTAATTGTGAAGTTCTCATATCTAAATTGTTTGTATTGTTAATTATTTCCTGCAAGTATAAAAAGAAAGAGTAAATTTTGTTAGGACAAAAAAAATACCCCTTGAAAAGGAGTATTTATATAACATTTTTTTGTAAGTCATTATAGATTTAAGTGGACTCCAAACTGAAAACCATAGTTGGCATACCCACTAAAGAAAGGAAATGAGAAGGAGGCTTGTAGACCAACTTTTTCATTAAAGTGGAACTTCCCTCCAAAACCTATGGACATATTGAAAGCACTATAATTGTAATAGTTTTTCCAGTAATCATCAGGGTAACTATAAGCTTGGAAACCTGCGTCACCTTGAGCAAAGACATCCCATTGATTGTTGGTAATACCAAATGCCCTATCGGCATACCATCTAAACTTACAAGCGAAATAGAATGCACTCCAGCTATTTCCATTACTGTTCCACCATGTAATATCAACATTAGGACCTACAGTCCAATCTTGAGCCATATTGAATTCATAGTCTCCATGAAAGCCAATATTTCCGGCAAAAATTAACCCTAGGTTTAAATTATTGGGCCCCATATATCCTGAGCCACTACCTTTAGATTTTGCAGACTCTTGTGCCTGAAGATGTGTAGAGAACAAAAGTGCAATAGTCACAATCAAAAGCGATAATAGTTTTCGCATAATTCAATAAAATTGGTTTTTGAGTTTTTACAATCAACAATGTCAACAAAAACACTAGAAAAAGGTAGTAGAGAAATTAAAAGTTGGGAACGATGTTGAAATAATGAAACAAAAGATTGAAAAAAGGAAGAATGAAACAAAAAAAAGGTTCTATCAACTTCATTTTGTTGATAGAACCTTAAATATTTCAATTGCTTGAATGCCTAATATTATAATTGGAATGTTACACCAATTTGAGCACCTGAACCGATGATGGCTTGTAAACCAAATGAGTCACTGATGTGGAATTTACCACCGATACCAAGTCCCCACCATAAACCGTCAGGGCCATTGATATTAAAACCGATGTTACCGTTAGCAAATACATCCCATTTAGGGTGAGTAATTTTTAATACTCTATCAGCATACCATCTGAAACGGGCACCAATAGCGAAAGCAGTATAATCTTTTCCTTCGTAGTTGTTCCAAGAGTTAAATTCAACTGATGGGCCAACTGTAAAGTCTTGTGCTAAGTTAAATTCATAATCAGCACCAACTCCAAGGTAGTTACCAAAACCTGAAGTTAAACCAACGTTTAAAGTACCTGGACCTTTATAATCTGCAGATCCACCACCATTTTGAGCAAAGGCAGCTGTAGTTAAAGATAACAGTGCAAGCGTTAAGATAAGATTGAATAGTTTTTTCATAAAAAATGAGTTATAAGTTTAGAATCTAAATCGTAATATGAATTTATTATTTTCATTCATAACATAGTAAAAATATATAATCTCGTTAACAAAAACTAATCTTAAGATCACCTTAAATAAAGAATAGTTGATAACCTATTGAAAAATAATGTCAATTGGTTATTTGTGAAGTTGAATAAAAGCAAAAAGGGCCTTTCTAAACGAATAGAAAACCCTTTTTATTATAGTATATACCTATAAAATGATGAATTATAGCCCGATTGAAACTCCAATTTGAGCCCCTGTTCCTATAATAGCATGTAAACCAATTTTTTCATTGAAATGATACTTTGTACCGATACCAATACCCCAATAAATAGGAGAAACTCCGCTGCCATGATGTTCGCCATAATAGTCCGCATTGGTAATACCGAAACCAATATCACCAGAAGCGAAAACATCCCATTTATTACTTGTAATACCTAAAACTCTGTCGGCATACCATCTAAAACGTACACCAAGGCCAATTGTACTGTATTTAGCATATGAGTTACTATATCCATAATATGATGCAGCAGCTGCTAATGTAAAGTCCTGCCCTAATTGTAGAAATTCATAGTCGGCCATAAATCCGGTACTATTATGATTGAAACCAAAGCCTAAACCAACGTTTAAAGAACCTACCCCTTGGTAATGTCCTCCATTATTTGGAGTTGATGGATTATTTTGAGCTGTAACAAGGGTAGAAATAGTTAATCCTAATACAATTAATAGTGTCTGATAAATCTTTTTCATCTTTATAGTAGTTTTCTGAACTTAATTAATGATTGTTTTTGAGTAATGATGATTTCAACAAAGTGAATTGCATCATTTATAGGTAGGTGTTAGTTTAATTATAAACCAATCGAAACTCCAATTTGAGCTCCTGTACCGATAATAGCGTGTAAACCAATTTTTTCATTGAAATGATACTTTGTACCAATACCAATACCCCAATAGATTGGAGAAACACCACTACCATGATGTTCACCATAGTAATCAGCATTAGTAATACCGAAGCCAATATCGCCAGAGGCGAAAACATCCCATTTATTACTTGTGATACCTAATACCCTATCGGCGTACCATCTGAAACGAACACCAAGGCCAATTGTACTGTATTTAGCATATGAGTTGCTATACCCATAGTAAGATGCAGCAGCTGCTAATGTAAAATCCTGCCCTAATTGTAGAAATTCATAGTCGGCCATAAATCCCGTACTGTTATGATTGAAGCCAAAACCTAAACCAACATTAAGTGATCCTACACCTTGATAGTGGCCTCCGTTACTAGGAGTAGATTGATTGTCTTGAGCAGTAGCGAATGTGGAAATAGTTAATCCTAATACAACTAATAGTGTTTGGTAAAACTTTTTCATCTTATTTATTTAATTGTTAAACAGTAGTAATATTTTTGTTTGATATCTTACAAAACGGGTTTTTGTGATTGGGGTTGAAAAAAATGAAAGCGATAATGTTAAAATATTAGAAATACGGTTTTTAATGGGAAATAGGATGTTGAAAAATTGATCTATGTTAATCAAATGGATGTATTACGAACAAAAAAGCAGATAAACTCATCAAGTCTACCTGCTTTTCCTATAATTATTACTTACTTGTTTCTATTTATTACTTCATCCCTTTAAAGGTTCGAACTAATTTATTGGCAAATAAGAAGTCTTTTAATGCTTGTGGCTCGGCATCAAGAATATTTGTCTTATCACCTTCCCATACTTTTAAACCTTTATACATAAACATAATATATTCACCAATCTCCATTACAGAGTTCATGTCATGGGAAACAATTACGGTAGTAAGGTTGTATTCTTGAGTAATTTCATGAATTAACTGATCAATCATCCAAGCTGTTTGAGGATCAAGACCAGAATTGGGTTCATCACAAAATAAATATTGTGAGTTCATGACAATAGCTCTAGCAATACCCACACGCTTTTGCATACCTCCGGAAATCTCTGATGGCATTTTATGGGCAGCATTTTCGAGACCAACTCTTTTTAGGTAGAAGTTTACTCTATCGTCTTTCTCACTTTCCGACATGTCAGAGTGGACATTAAGTGGGAAGCGAACGTTTTCAGCAACAGTTAATGAATCGAAGAGTGCAGAACCTTGAAAGAGCATACCAATTTCACTACGAATTTTCTTTTGCTCTTTACGATCTGATCTATGGAAATCTCTTTGATCATACAGCACTTCACCATCATCTGGAGAGAATAACCCTACAATAGTTTTTAACAGCACACTTTTACCTGTACCACTGGCACCAATAATCATATTAGTTCTTCCTTTTTCGAAAGTAGCACTAATGTCAGAAAGTACGGTTTTGCCTTCAAAAGACTTCTGTATATTCTTAATTTCAATCATGATTATCCCAGTAAAGTATCTGCTAAAATAAAATCGGCAGCTAAAATAGCAATACAAGAAGAAGTAACAGCATCTGTACTTGCTTTACCTACTTCTAATGCTCCACCTTTAACATTGTAACCTTTGAATGCAGCAATTGAAGTTACTATAAAACCAAATACGAATGATTTGATGATAGAAAATGGTACTTCAAATGGCACAAACTCTAACTGTATACCATATATATAGTCTTCGACAGGAGATAAGTTGCCAAATAGAGTAGCAAGCCAGCCTCCCCAGATACCTAAGGCACCAGCACAAATACACAATAATGGTAGCATAATCATGCCTGCAGCAATTTTAGGTAGTACTAAATAGGAAGCAGAGTTGATACCCATTACTTCTAGGGCATCTATTTGCTCTGTAATACGCATTGTCCCAATTCCACCAGCAATTTGAGAACCTACTTTACCTGCAAATACGATGGCAGATAGAGTAGGAGCCATTTCTAGGATCATCATTTCCCTAGTGGCCAACCCAATGATATATTTTGGAAGAAGTGGACTCACAATGTTATAAGCCATTTGTAGAGCGATTACCGCACCTACGAATAGAGAAACAAATCCAATTAAGAACAGTGAATTAATACCGATATTGACACATTCTTGAAAAAATAGTCGGAGGTAGGTAGAAAAAGATTCCCTGTTTGTAAACATCCTTCCTAGAAAGATGAGGTATTCACCAAGCCTTCTCATTGTATGTATGATATAAAAAATCTTTTGAGTTCAATTTCAATCAGTATACAAATATAAAGAAGTTCGTCACTTTACATAGATATTTTAAAAATAGACAGGCTATTAGTAGAAATATTAAGTTTTTATTATCGCAGCTTAGAAGATATGATAGATATAGTAGCTATAGAGTAATAATAGTAGGACACCTTTGTAACGATATAGGCTGTGTTGGAAATACATAAGAGGAGTGGAAATAACTGCTATACTAATCATCCATAAAAAATCATATAATGAAATGTCGTTGACATGAATGGGAACAATTAGACTACTTGTACCTAAGACAAAAAGGATGTTGAGGATATTTGAGCCAATTAGGTTTCCAAAAGCTAAATCAGTTTCTCGCTTAAATGCGGCAACGATAGAGGTCACTAATTCCGGTAAGCTTGTGCCTAGTGCTAAAACAAAAATACCTACAGCTCTTTCACTCATACCTAATTGAGTAAGGCAAATAGATTTAGAGCCATTGATAAACCATTCTGCGCCAAATTTAAGTGAAATGATACCGGTTAGGATATACATGATGTCTTTGGTCCATAAAAGTACTTTGGGTTGTTCTCTCTCTTCTCTTTCATCTAATTGAAACTCTTCATCGGTTGTAGCCTGTAGATGTACATCATTTTTTGTTCTTTTCAATAAGAAGAAGATGTAGACAAAAAGTAATAGTAGAAAAACGATGCCTTCTATAGAACTAACTACACCATCACGAGAGAAAAGAAGGAAGGTTAGTGAGCAAACTATTACGGAGGGCCAATCAAATTTTAGTGCTGTTTTACTGACTTTAACTGGATAGATAATCGAAATACAACCTAATACCATGGCTAGGTTGCAGATATTGGACCCGACAACATTACCCAAGGCAAGATCAGCGTTGCCTTGTAATGCAGAATATAAACTAATAAAAAGTTCAGGAGATGATGTACCAAATGCCACTATTGTAAGCCCAACAATTATTGCAGGTACTTTACATCTAAGGGCAAAGCTAGTACTACCTTTTACTAAAAATTCACCTCCACCTATCAGAACGATGAGGCCTCCGATAAGTTCAAGTATGTTGATGATTAACTGGTTTTCCATAAAATGAAAAAAGAGCGTATAGATAGTTAACTTTTTAACGCTATACACTCTTTCTTTATTATATGATAAGTCTTATAATCACTGACTTAATTAAATCTTTTCTCCAAAGCATAAATCACCTGCATCTCCTAAGCCAGGAATAATGTAGGATTTACTGTTTAACTCAGGATCTATTGCACCAAGCCATAATGTACTAGGAACATTGATATTTTCTAAAATATAATCAACACCCGGTTGGCTAGCAATGGCAGCCATAATGTGTACATGCTTTGGTGTACCATTTTTCAATAAACCTTCAAGAGCTAATAAAAGAGATTTACCTGTTGCAAGCATAGGGTCAGCTAAGATCACTAGTTTACCATCTAAGTTTCCAGAAGCAACATACTCCATATTGATTTCTACATCACTACCAGGAGTGTTTGAACGATAAGAGGCAATGAAACCACTGTCTGCATGATCAAAGACGTTCAGCACTCCTTGGTACATTGGTAAACCCGCTCTTAGAATAGTTGTTACCACTAATTCATCCGCAATAGTTCTAGAATGATCTACACCTAGTGGAGTAGTTACATCAATATCTTTATATTCTAGTGTTTTACTGATTTCATAACTAAGCAGTTCACCAACTCTTTCAAGATTTCTTCTGAACCTAGCTCTATCAGTTTGTACGTTTATATCTCTTAGTTCATTAATGTAGTTGGAGCCTACATTAGCTTCTTGGTTTAAAATAAATGTTTTTGACATCTTACTAATTAAAATATGATTTCATTTTCACCTCTGTCGAAAGCTAACAAACTTTTAATTTAGATGTTACTTTAGAACGTTAAAGGTTTTCAATTTCGATGATTTATTAAATTGATTATTAAAATACTGATTTCTGTAGTGTATTTTAAAGTAGGAGAGGCTATAAAATAAAAAAAGCAAACATCAAGAGATATTTGCCTTTTCCAACCAATTCAATTATTTAAACTTTATCTTTACGCTAAGAGTAAATACTCTCGCGGTTTATATCATGTTATGCCATCGTTTATGCCAATTTTAACCCAAACAATGTAACTAACTGATAAATAACGATTTAAATATTTTATTGATTTTTGGAGTGTGTTCGAATATGTACATAAAAACTAGGTAGTGTACGAATTACGTTCAAAATCTTACTCTAAATGCTTTTGTTTCGAAGATTCTCCACTATCTAAAGTCCTTTTAATGTCCCAGTCGGGTTCAGTGACAATAGTTTCTATATTTTCAATACGATTTCTCAGTCTTTCATTCTCTTTTTTAAGACTTTCCAGCTCCTGAGACATCTGTTTCGTAAATTTATTATTGTATTTTTTACCTCTTGTAACGATTGCGACGATTACTGCTGGCATTGCTATTGCCATCAGTGGAATTAATAACGGATCCATACTTTTATTTATATTTCATTGATTTTGCACCAGTTAAGAGCTTTTTTATCCCTTTATTTTCTTTAGGACTAGGTAACTCTAAGCCTAATGTTTCCCCTCTTTTTGTAAAAACATAGTAAGAAGGAATATTATCTTGATTGAAGTGTTCGGAAACGAAACACTTTTCACATTTCGGTGATGTGTTCGGTAACTTATAGGTGTATCTGATGGTTTGTTCTGGTCTCACTCCATTTTCATTGATGAAACTTTCCCAATTATTTAATACATCAGCGACAACAAATAGGAAAGTCACATCCTTTCCCATAAATTCTTTTTGTAAATTTTTTATTTCATCAAAATCATCGAAAAAATCCTGACTCCAAGAAGCAGCAAAAATAACGAACAGTACTTTTCCTCTGAAATCGAGCATTTCTACATGCTTCCCTTCTTTGTTGATGAGATAAAAATCAGCCTTCTTTGAATACTCTTTAATTTCATTCTCCTGAGCATGACAAAATTCAAAAGAGAGCAAGACCAATAGTGTTGAGACAATAATAGATCGAGATAACTTCATATTACATAAAACCGAAAGGCTTATTTCCAGATGTTTTTTGTGAAGCAGAGTTTAACGATGCTCCTTTATCGTCCATAAACATTAAATCCATACCATTTGG from Flammeovirga agarivorans harbors:
- a CDS encoding MlaE family ABC transporter permease gives rise to the protein MRRLGEYLIFLGRMFTNRESFSTYLRLFFQECVNIGINSLFLIGFVSLFVGAVIALQMAYNIVSPLLPKYIIGLATREMMILEMAPTLSAIVFAGKVGSQIAGGIGTMRITEQIDALEVMGINSASYLVLPKIAAGMIMLPLLCICAGALGIWGGWLATLFGNLSPVEDYIYGIQLEFVPFEVPFSIIKSFVFGFIVTSIAAFKGYNVKGGALEVGKASTDAVTSSCIAILAADFILADTLLG
- a CDS encoding ABC transporter ATP-binding protein; amino-acid sequence: MIEIKNIQKSFEGKTVLSDISATFEKGRTNMIIGASGTGKSVLLKTIVGLFSPDDGEVLYDQRDFHRSDRKEQKKIRSEIGMLFQGSALFDSLTVAENVRFPLNVHSDMSESEKDDRVNFYLKRVGLENAAHKMPSEISGGMQKRVGIARAIVMNSQYLFCDEPNSGLDPQTAWMIDQLIHEITQEYNLTTVIVSHDMNSVMEIGEYIMFMYKGLKVWEGDKTNILDAEPQALKDFLFANKLVRTFKGMK
- a CDS encoding calcium/sodium antiporter, whose protein sequence is MENQLIINILELIGGLIVLIGGGEFLVKGSTSFALRCKVPAIIVGLTIVAFGTSSPELFISLYSALQGNADLALGNVVGSNICNLAMVLGCISIIYPVKVSKTALKFDWPSVIVCSLTFLLFSRDGVVSSIEGIVFLLLLFVYIFFLLKRTKNDVHLQATTDEEFQLDEREEREQPKVLLWTKDIMYILTGIISLKFGAEWFINGSKSICLTQLGMSERAVGIFVLALGTSLPELVTSIVAAFKRETDLAFGNLIGSNILNILFVLGTSSLIVPIHVNDISLYDFLWMISIAVISTPLMYFQHSLYRYKGVLLLLLYSYYIYHIF
- the upp gene encoding uracil phosphoribosyltransferase; this encodes MSKTFILNQEANVGSNYINELRDINVQTDRARFRRNLERVGELLSYEISKTLEYKDIDVTTPLGVDHSRTIADELVVTTILRAGLPMYQGVLNVFDHADSGFIASYRSNTPGSDVEINMEYVASGNLDGKLVILADPMLATGKSLLLALEGLLKNGTPKHVHIMAAIASQPGVDYILENINVPSTLWLGAIDPELNSKSYIIPGLGDAGDLCFGEKI
- a CDS encoding TlpA family protein disulfide reductase; the encoded protein is MKLSRSIIVSTLLVLLSFEFCHAQENEIKEYSKKADFYLINKEGKHVEMLDFRGKVLFVIFAASWSQDFFDDFDEIKNLQKEFMGKDVTFLFVVADVLNNWESFINENGVRPEQTIRYTYKLPNTSPKCEKCFVSEHFNQDNIPSYYVFTKRGETLGLELPSPKENKGIKKLLTGAKSMKYK